CAAACCCATTTACCAACaggtgaggagtgtgtgtgtatactgaAGGTGTGCAGGTCTGTTCATGACTATATGTGCCTAAACTTTGCTttatatactatattatatatttaatttataagatatattgtgaatttttttataatgtatgataactttttaaaaagtggttaTATACCCCAAGTACAGATTTACGTTGATGTTTGAACAACACGTTAACATCTAACACCCCCAGTACACCGGGAAACTTCTTTTCAACATTCAGACGTACCTTCTCTCAGGACGTTAAGATTATCTTGGAGATCTGTATTCTTTGTGACTGTTCCTCTTAACTTCCACCTCCGCTGCAGGTCCTGGCCATAAAGGGCAACGTGGAGGCCATTCCCATCATGCTCGTGGGCAACAAGAGCGACGAGACCCTGCGAGAGGTGGAGACCAAGGATGGCGAGGCCCAGGCCAACCAGTGGAAGTGCGCCTTCATGGAGACATCGGCCAAGACCAACCACAACGTCACCGAGCTCTTCCAAGAGCTCCTCAACCTGGACAAGAAGAGGAACATGAGCCTCAACATCGACGGCAAGCGCTCGGGGAAGCAGTCCCGCGCCGAGAGACTGAAGGGCAAATGCAGCGTAATGTAAAACCAGGAAGGGGAGGAAAAGGGGGAGGTGGAGgcgggagagaggggaggaaataatgaaaagggagggagaggaaagaaaagaaatggagaCGAGCGAAAACACAGACTCATTAAATGTTATCACTCGGAGCTAAATGTCTGGAAGGCCACCGGGGAATCTCATCAACCACATCCTCCTCCATGCGACTGGTGcgttcacaaacacaaaagttcCATGCCGGGGAAAAACAAATCGGATTTCAGCTTGGAGCTTTACATCCACACGCATTCTAAATATCGCAAATTAAAAGTAAGAAGCGTGTGTCGCAGAAGGAAACCTGAGGTGCAGACGGCCCTGGGTGTGGATGTCGTCCAAGTGCCACAAAACCTGGCTGAGGAGGGTCATGGAGACCTTGGACTGCGGAAAAGAACACAGACGACAGCATCCCCTCCCGAATCTAAAAGTTCCCTTCGGATATACACAAAAATTtgactttcctctttcacttctACACCCCCTAGTCCTCCCTCCGTCCCTGTCCCGCTCACACTCTAACATCCCAGCTTCCTCatccttcaccccccccccctcctgttaTCACCGCTACACAGAAACTAAATGTGTATGTAACAGAGTCGACGAAGTTAGTTCAAACCCTATTTTAAGATAAACGCTGGAGGATTCAAAGGTGTGAGACTGCAACGGCAGCAAAACGCACGACTctgatgtaaataaacatgggaTCTTTCAGTGATTCCACTAGTCTCCACATGCCCCGCCCCAGCTATTGTGTCAGTCACAGAAGGTCAGAGCTAAAATTTGTGGCGACAGAACAAATTCACCCATttgaagatgagaaaaaaaaaaaaagactcctCGTTACATTTGTCAAGTTGTCGTCATATCCACAAACTCACGTGCAGCCCTCCTCATCCGGAGTGGAGAAGCAGCCAGCGGCCGGGCCCgcgccaccaccaccacgacACAGCGATGTTTCTGTGACCTCATCTAGTGTCGAAGTAATAACCGTGGAGGAAAGCGAAGCTGGACTCTCATCACAACATGAAAACGAAAACATAAACATCTGCCTTGAGGACGATACACTTGGATATTCGTTGCCGAGCTGATAAGACGAAAGTGAACCgggatgatttttttttggggggggggggggttctgtggTGAAGAATGTCCGTTTGCTTTGGCAATTTTTCATGTGAAGGTTTCTCcttgtttgccttttttttttttgtcttgttttatgaTGCTCTTTAAA
The sequence above is drawn from the Hippoglossus hippoglossus isolate fHipHip1 chromosome 22, fHipHip1.pri, whole genome shotgun sequence genome and encodes:
- the diras1b gene encoding GTP-binding protein Di-Ras1b; protein product: MPEQSNDYRVVVFGAGGVGKSSLVLRFVKGTFRDTYIPTVEDTYRQVISCDKSVCTLQITDTTGSHQFPAMQRLSISKGHAFILVYSITSKQSLEELKPIYQQVLAIKGNVEAIPIMLVGNKSDETLREVETKDGEAQANQWKCAFMETSAKTNHNVTELFQELLNLDKKRNMSLNIDGKRSGKQSRAERLKGKCSVM